One window of the Phormidium ambiguum IAM M-71 genome contains the following:
- a CDS encoding BamA/TamA family outer membrane protein, protein MPMSNNSFIQPLFLILGATSANLLFASTGWSQDLLWSDLLLEASYFDRLIDPNLEKFSTNATDLLPDPTDSQIRETAQNNPENNTRPGTTDTRFTLPLFQGNRDFSFGFGSTLAEPTALKGPTRQTVVAAQSTRLSSISIGGFLQQKIGDNQRLVLEAIADFQLLGADLSYSFAPGNLPGIFSVNFSSQQSRVPAFEEGEREVELPGGDEAWVDRLGGGIEYLQRFTPQLQMALGFNYQRVAIRDAAFTSNVSPRDEFGNKLSFSNDGIDVLLTLNFAGLYDTTDDKSYPTSGTRIRFGIDQSFPVGDSSITFTRFAANFSQFFPVKLLNFTEGPQTFILNLQTGTMLGDVPPYDAFILGGTSSVRGYSKGEISTSRSFVQATAEYRFPLFSFTALSQPFDVSGSLFVDYATDFGTADNVTGEPAVVRDKPGDGLGYGFGLNARSPFGLIRLEFGWNDRGGNEIFVVVGDRF, encoded by the coding sequence ATGCCAATGTCAAATAACTCTTTTATCCAACCATTATTCCTGATTTTAGGTGCTACTTCTGCTAACTTATTGTTTGCATCTACTGGCTGGAGTCAGGATTTATTGTGGTCAGATTTGTTATTAGAAGCAAGCTATTTTGATCGCTTAATCGATCCCAACTTGGAAAAATTCTCCACTAACGCAACTGATTTATTACCCGATCCGACGGATTCACAAATTCGAGAAACGGCACAGAATAATCCCGAAAATAACACCCGCCCAGGAACGACAGATACTCGATTTACTCTGCCGTTGTTTCAAGGAAATAGGGATTTTAGTTTTGGTTTTGGTTCAACTTTAGCAGAACCTACAGCTTTAAAAGGGCCAACTCGTCAAACAGTTGTAGCGGCACAATCAACTAGATTATCTAGTATTTCGATTGGGGGATTTTTACAACAGAAAATCGGTGATAACCAAAGGTTAGTTTTGGAAGCGATCGCAGATTTTCAACTATTAGGTGCCGATCTCAGTTACAGTTTTGCACCTGGAAATTTACCAGGTATTTTTTCGGTTAATTTTTCTAGTCAACAATCACGAGTTCCCGCTTTTGAAGAAGGAGAACGAGAAGTAGAATTACCAGGGGGAGATGAAGCTTGGGTCGATCGCTTGGGTGGTGGAATTGAGTATTTACAACGGTTTACCCCGCAATTACAAATGGCGTTAGGATTTAATTACCAACGAGTAGCGATTCGAGATGCTGCTTTTACTTCTAACGTTTCGCCGCGAGATGAATTTGGTAATAAGTTATCTTTTAGTAATGACGGAATTGATGTTTTATTAACTTTAAATTTTGCTGGTTTGTATGATACGACTGATGATAAAAGTTATCCCACATCAGGTACAAGAATCAGATTTGGTATCGATCAATCTTTCCCGGTAGGTGATTCTAGTATTACTTTTACTCGGTTTGCGGCTAATTTTTCACAATTTTTTCCCGTAAAATTGTTGAATTTTACAGAAGGCCCGCAAACTTTCATTTTAAATTTGCAAACAGGTACTATGCTGGGCGATGTTCCGCCTTATGACGCTTTTATTTTAGGTGGTACATCTTCGGTTCGTGGTTATAGCAAAGGTGAAATTAGTACTAGTCGTAGTTTCGTTCAAGCAACAGCGGAATATCGCTTTCCACTCTTTTCTTTTACTGCTTTAAGCCAACCATTTGATGTGTCGGGAAGTTTATTTGTAGACTATGCCACTGATTTTGGTACTGCTGATAATGTTACGGGTGAACCTGCGGTAGTTCGAGATAAACCGGGGGATGGATTGGGTTATGGTTTTGGTTTAAATGCTCGCAGTCCTTTTGGTTTAATTAGATTGGAGTTTGGTTGGAACGATCGCGGCGGTAATGAGATTTTTGTAGTTGTAGGCGATCGCTTTTAA
- a CDS encoding PHP domain-containing protein — protein MLELHCHTTYSDGTLTPAELVKKAAQTGVKALAITDHDTVSGWDEAIATAANYEIEIVPGIELSTVHNERSLHILGFYPNPDLIRPALQERLAGRKRRAAQMVANLAALGYHIEVPELGAGMAPGRPHIAAALVKAGIVKSSQEAFDRWLGDNKPAYVHYEKFSIQEGISLLRECGAVPVWAHPCLFRGGVITEVLKELVDAGLMGVEVYHPNHNSRDQKMLLELCAQYGLLVTGGSDYHGPNLNYQDEDRSLNYLHLPLELLTPVKTAASTLQS, from the coding sequence ATGTTAGAACTTCACTGTCACACAACTTATTCCGACGGCACTCTTACACCAGCTGAACTTGTAAAAAAAGCTGCCCAAACTGGTGTAAAAGCGTTAGCAATTACCGATCATGATACTGTTTCTGGTTGGGATGAAGCAATTGCTACAGCGGCTAACTACGAAATAGAAATAGTTCCCGGTATCGAACTTAGTACGGTACATAATGAGCGATCGTTACATATTTTGGGTTTTTATCCCAATCCAGATTTAATCCGTCCAGCACTACAAGAACGTTTAGCGGGAAGAAAACGTCGTGCAGCCCAAATGGTAGCTAATTTAGCAGCTTTGGGTTATCACATTGAAGTTCCCGAACTTGGTGCAGGAATGGCACCAGGAAGACCGCATATTGCAGCGGCGCTGGTAAAAGCGGGAATAGTAAAATCCTCTCAGGAAGCGTTCGATCGTTGGTTAGGAGATAACAAACCTGCTTATGTGCATTACGAAAAATTCTCAATCCAAGAAGGCATTTCTTTGCTGCGAGAATGTGGTGCTGTCCCTGTGTGGGCTCACCCTTGTTTATTTCGCGGTGGTGTAATTACAGAGGTGCTCAAAGAATTAGTAGATGCTGGTTTAATGGGAGTAGAAGTTTATCATCCCAACCACAATTCCCGCGATCAAAAAATGCTGTTAGAATTGTGCGCCCAATATGGTTTACTAGTAACTGGTGGCAGCGATTATCACGGCCCTAATCTTAATTATCAAGATGAAGATCGATCGCTTAATTATTTGCATTTACCGCTAGAATTACTAACACCTGTAAAAACAGCAGCATCAACTTTGCAAAGCTAA
- a CDS encoding ATP-binding protein: MKADILVIDDTPENLNLLSVMLTEQGYKVRSVTKGSIGIRGAQAAPPDLILLDVNMPQMNGYEVCQQLKKDDRTREIPVIFISALGDVLDKVKAFAVGGVDYITKPFQVEEVLARIETHLTICKLQKQLQTQNSLLQQEIRDREKAEEKFSKAFRSSPNPIAIATLEEGVFIDVNPSFLSMSGYAQNEVIGHTANELNLGIPQEIYEQALQQLLETGSLQNQECEFLSKNGEVKVVLLSLELIDLGGIPCTLNIVNDITERKRLENEFISLVSHELRTPLTSLMGSLDILCAGKLGTLTPQGQNVLRIAITNTERLIRLINDILDLERMKSGKIAMQMVKCNAAKILNQAVESMQALADRSQIKLIAQTLNVELWADPDRLLQTFTNLLSNAIKFSESGSNVWINTEIKKSETCHTDYILFTVKDQGRGIPADKLHLIFERFQQVDASDSRKKGGTGLGLAICRHIVEQHEGKIWAESVVGEGSSFHILLPCENHQN; this comes from the coding sequence ATGAAAGCTGACATTTTAGTAATTGATGATACACCAGAAAACTTAAATCTTTTGTCCGTCATGCTGACAGAACAAGGTTACAAAGTTCGCAGCGTGACTAAAGGTTCTATAGGAATAAGAGGGGCGCAAGCTGCGCCACCTGACTTAATTTTGTTGGATGTTAATATGCCGCAAATGAACGGTTATGAAGTGTGTCAGCAGTTGAAAAAAGACGATCGCACTCGTGAGATTCCGGTAATTTTTATTAGTGCTTTAGGAGATGTTTTAGATAAAGTTAAAGCTTTTGCGGTTGGTGGTGTAGATTACATTACTAAACCGTTTCAAGTTGAAGAAGTTTTGGCTAGAATCGAAACTCACTTAACAATTTGTAAATTGCAAAAGCAATTACAAACCCAAAATTCGTTATTACAGCAGGAAATCCGCGATCGAGAAAAAGCTGAAGAGAAATTTAGTAAAGCCTTTCGTTCTAGTCCGAATCCAATTGCGATCGCTACGCTAGAAGAAGGAGTATTTATTGATGTTAATCCTAGCTTTTTAAGCATGAGTGGTTATGCCCAAAATGAAGTAATTGGACATACTGCTAACGAATTAAATTTAGGCATTCCTCAAGAAATTTATGAACAAGCTTTACAACAATTGTTGGAAACCGGATCTTTGCAAAATCAAGAATGTGAATTTCTTAGCAAAAATGGTGAAGTAAAAGTTGTATTATTATCTTTAGAACTAATCGATTTAGGTGGAATTCCTTGCACTTTAAATATAGTTAATGATATCACCGAACGCAAACGGTTAGAAAATGAATTCATCTCTTTAGTCAGTCATGAATTACGTACCCCTTTAACTTCTTTAATGGGTTCCCTCGATATTCTTTGTGCCGGAAAATTGGGAACGCTAACACCGCAAGGACAAAATGTGTTGCGAATTGCTATTACTAACACCGAAAGATTAATTCGATTAATTAACGATATCCTTGATTTAGAAAGAATGAAATCCGGTAAAATTGCCATGCAAATGGTGAAATGTAATGCCGCTAAAATTCTTAATCAAGCCGTAGAATCAATGCAAGCATTAGCAGATCGATCGCAAATTAAACTAATAGCTCAAACTTTGAATGTGGAATTATGGGCCGATCCCGATCGCTTATTACAAACATTTACTAACTTACTCAGTAATGCCATTAAATTTTCCGAATCAGGCAGCAATGTTTGGATTAATACTGAAATCAAAAAATCCGAAACTTGCCATACTGATTATATTTTATTTACTGTCAAAGACCAAGGAAGAGGTATTCCTGCTGATAAGTTACACTTAATTTTTGAACGCTTTCAACAAGTAGATGCTTCCGATTCCCGGAAAAAAGGTGGCACAGGATTAGGATTAGCCATTTGTCGTCACATTGTCGAACAACACGAAGGTAAAATTTGGGCAGAAAGTGTTGTCGGTGAAGGTAGTAGTTTTCACATATTATTACCATGTGAAAATCACCAAAATTGA